CAAGGTGGCGACCGAACTCCGCTCGGGAAAGGGCGATCCGGAGTACGACGTGTGGGTGCCGGACTCCGATGTGTGGGTGCAGCGCGTCGGCCTCGGGGCCAAGCAGAGCAAGATCTCCCCCGCGGGCAACATTGCCTCCTCGCCCGTCGGCATCGGCATGGTGCCGTCCGCCGCCGAGTCGCTGGGCTGGCCGCGGAAGACGTACAGCTGGCCGGAGTTGACCACGGCCGCGACGAAGGGCGACAAGCTGCGCCTCGGCGCGGCCGATCCCGCGCGCAGCGCGAGCGGCCTGCTCGCCCTCGCCAAGATGGGTGCGTCCGCAAAGAAGGAGGGCGGCAAGGAGGGGACGACCCGGGCCGCCGCCCTGGCCAAGGCCCTGTCGACCCGCACCACCGACAGCGACAGCCGGCTCCTGGACACCCTGACCCGCGACGGCTCCGGCACCGAGCAGGACAATCCGCGGCGCAACCAGGCCCTGGTCCTCTCCGAGCAGGCCGCGTTCGCGCACAACGCGTCGGCGGGCGAGGAGAACAGCCTCGACCTCTTCTACCCGAAGGACGGTTCGCCGCGGCTCGACTACCCGTACACGCTCGTCGAGGACAGCCGTATGACCACCGACACGAGCCGCGCGGCCCTGCGCTTCATGACGATGTTCAGCGATGACGACGGACGGCGGATCCTGGCCGAGCACGGTTTCAGGACGGACCCCGACCAGCCGTCCGACAGGCTGGTCACCGCCGCGGGCGGCCGCACGCCGCAGCCGTACGCGGGCGAGGCCACGGACCCGCCGTCGGACAAGGAGCTCCAGGAGACGCTGGGCATGTGGACGATCACCGTCCAGAGTGCCCGGCTGAGTACCGTCGTTGATGCCTCGGAGTCCATGCGGCAGTTCGTGCCCGGCCGGAACCAGTCCCGTATGGAGGTCACCAAGGCGTCCCTGCTGCGGGCCCTCGCGGGCTTCACCGACGACGACGAGATCGGCCTGTGGGAGTTCGCCACCCGGCTCGACGGCGCCCGCGACTACCGCGAACTGGAGCCGACCCGACGGTTGGGCGACCGCAAGGGCGGCGCGACGCACCGCGACGAGCTGTCGGACGCCTTCAGCAACCTGCAGCCCGTGCCGGGCGGCGCCACGGGCCTGTACGACACGACGCTCGCCGCCTACAAGGAAGCCAGGTCGACGTACGCGCGCGGCAGGTTCAACGCCCTGGTGATCCTGACCGACGGCGCCAACCAGGATCCGGGCAGCATCTCGCGCAGCTCCCTGATCGCGCAGCTGGAGGAGATCTCCGACCGCGAGCACCCG
The sequence above is a segment of the Streptomyces sp. Je 1-369 genome. Coding sequences within it:
- a CDS encoding substrate-binding and VWA domain-containing protein, which codes for MGRHSLPDERGTAAPGPRPQSRGRTVAIATALVLVVAGGAAAAVRTGLLTFNGSCGDDAVRLDVVAAPAVSPALREAADEARDQQITSDGHCIDVRVTARDSYKVATELRSGKGDPEYDVWVPDSDVWVQRVGLGAKQSKISPAGNIASSPVGIGMVPSAAESLGWPRKTYSWPELTTAATKGDKLRLGAADPARSASGLLALAKMGASAKKEGGKEGTTRAAALAKALSTRTTDSDSRLLDTLTRDGSGTEQDNPRRNQALVLSEQAAFAHNASAGEENSLDLFYPKDGSPRLDYPYTLVEDSRMTTDTSRAALRFMTMFSDDDGRRILAEHGFRTDPDQPSDRLVTAAGGRTPQPYAGEATDPPSDKELQETLGMWTITVQSARLSTVVDASESMRQFVPGRNQSRMEVTKASLLRALAGFTDDDEIGLWEFATRLDGARDYRELEPTRRLGDRKGGATHRDELSDAFSNLQPVPGGATGLYDTTLAAYKEARSTYARGRFNALVILTDGANQDPGSISRSSLIAQLEEISDREHPVPIIAIAVGPEADKDEVQQIAEATGGSGHQVDDPAQIHAVILKAIMEAGSNQG